A window from Solanum stenotomum isolate F172 chromosome 7, ASM1918654v1, whole genome shotgun sequence encodes these proteins:
- the LOC125870161 gene encoding F-box/FBD/LRR-repeat protein At1g13570-like, with amino-acid sequence MADLLPECLIQKILGLLSHKEAIKMSILSKTWLQAWLTLPKLEFTVLCWEGWEGRTKIVDTIMERYEKGKIPIQKFELSLFFADSPELFHLVDKWLLIALQNGVKELVLHFTSYRAPILTILAAKSLSELVLHDCILMPVSLSSGVVNYNSLRKISLSNVTVDENMLQTLLNSCPLIVSFILENCSGMKVLKIKSDSLKVLKIIQYCKICDIDAPNLVSLDYTGSEIPELNIARESSQLKNSKIILHCLPSFSSLINTAWFCKLRKFLSNPSSCSEVSLCLFECNEINITDLQMDHIGSTGWVDILNLNMLLMNQIVECPTFVYALLWSCHPRRHNLISFDIETVTRLIDCLMYMKNSSHSTYSHGWNNQLKEIKAFDGKNQLLQLRREELAKRITEGEQPYFILDW; translated from the coding sequence ATGGCTGACTTATTGCCGGAATGTCTCATTCAAAAAATACTCGGTTTGCTTAGTCATAAAGAAGCAATCAAGATGAGCATTCTCTCGAAAACATGGCTGCAAGCGTGGTTAACTCTTCCCAAGTTGGAATTCACTGTTCTTTGTTGGGAAGGCTGGGAAGGCCGTACAAAGATAGTGGACACAATCATGGAGAGATATGAGAAGGGAAAAATTCCTATACAAAAGTTTGAATTATCACTGTTTTTTGCTGATTCTCCCGAACTTTTCCATCTGGTTGATAAGTGGCTTCTCATTGCACTTCAGAATGGTGTAAAAGAACTTGTACTTCACTTTACATCATACCGAGCGCCTATTTTAACAATCTTGGCAGCAAAATCATTAAGTGAATTGGTTCTGCACGATTGTATACTTATGCCTGTTTCATTATCTAGTGGGGTTGTGAATTACAATTCTTTAAGAAAGATTTCTCTATCTAATGTAACAGTAGACGAAAACATGCTTCAGACTCTACTTAATAGCTGTCCCTTGATTGTCTCTTTCATCCTTGAGAATTGTTCGGGGATGAAAGTTCTAAAGATCAAGTCGGATTCCCTAAAGGTCTTGAAGATTATACAATATTGCAAGATATGTGACATTGATGCTCCAAATTTGGTATCCCTTGACTATACAGGGAGTGAAATTCCGGAACTTAACATTGCAAGAGAGTCAAGCCAATTGAAGAACTCAAAAATCATTCTTCATTGTCTCCCCAGTTTCTCCAGTCTAATTAATACGGCATGGTTTTGTAAGTTGAGGAAGTTTCTATCAAATCCGTCCTCTTGTTCTGAAGTTAGCCTTTGTTTATTCGAATGCAATGAGATCAACATTACAGATTTGCAAATGGACCACATAGGTTCTACTGGATGGGTGGACATTTTAAATCTCAATATGCTACTGATGAATCAAATTGTAGAGTGCCCAACTTTTGTGTATGCGTTGCTATGGAGTTGTCATCCTAGGAGACACAACTTAATCTCATTTGATATTGAAACAGTTACACGCTTAATTGATTGTTTAATGTATATGAAGAATTCGAGTCATTCTACATATTCTCATGGTTGGAATAatcaattaaaagaaataaaagctTTTGATGGAAAAAATCAGTTGCTGCAACTCAGAAGAGAGGAGCTTGCAAAAAGGATTACGGAGGGGGAGCAACCTTATTTCATATTAGATTGGTGA